The following proteins are co-located in the Xiphophorus maculatus strain JP 163 A chromosome 8, X_maculatus-5.0-male, whole genome shotgun sequence genome:
- the nup155 gene encoding nuclear pore complex protein Nup155 — MPSVAGASSPAAALAEALDNSARLIDRHLQDDRCFPDLSELLSVPSHNMPSISGVSDMDYPLQGPGLLSVPNLPELSAVRRVPLPPELVEQFSHMQFNCMMGVFPEISRAWLTIDNDIFMWNYEDGGDVAYFDGLIETILAVGLVRPKQGILQPHIHYLLVLATSVDVVILGLSFPKSQAALNDSMSGGMQLLPDPLFSIPTDNTYILSITSTDLGRIFMAGKDGCLYEIAYQAEAGWLSQRCRKINHSKSSLSFLIPSVLQFSFSEDDPIVQIAIDNSRNTLFTRSEKDVLQVYDLGADGQGMSRVATMSQSSIIAAAGNIARTIDRSVFKPIVQISVIDRSESSDCHLLAVTHAGVRLYFTTAPFAPQHQKHIAVRPSLLSLIHVRLPPGFSASSTLQKPSKIHKALHSKGVLLLAASETEDSDILWCINHDSFPFKKPLMETQMMSNVDGHSWALCALNDEKPPKIFTPLNKEHIPITDSPVVVQQHNIPAQKFVLLSAKGSHIFQKLRPVDQLRHLLVSCAAGESEDIERFFKLHREEQACATALILACSNAACDREVSQWATRAFFRYGGEAQMRFPAAMATPSTVGPVMSSPAPGVVPPAFTTPFAPMQSGSAPITPMSAGPEVIFSGKHNGICIYFARILGNLWDGSLAFEKMMSNGNQTVSILESTVDSFELEAILLQLRGLQEFLDKNSQLSPSSLGAASFSSPANLQQRLLGFMRPDGASSQQVQQELQRKYHTKAQVYEKASLQGIQQLVYRSYQTLALWKLLCDHHFSLIMSELPKEFQEQMKGACFKDVVTRGKELSGALVTGLINVYIKDNASVDAISNHLRDLCPLLYSTDDSVCSKANELLQSSKQIQNKVEKERTLRESLQLYQQISQHTDLPLVCSQYRQVRFYEGVLELCLTAADKKDPQRLGPHFYKNGEPEEDKVGLQAFQERLSCYKCITDTMQELVNQSKAAPQSPSVPKQPGPPVMTSDPNMLSNEEATAHFEQVLGLAQRSQDELFHIALYNWLIQADLTDKLLEVNSPYLEEHLMHIIKQDQSKVHNMDLLWRYYEKNRNFGKAAHVLARLADMHSTEISLKQRLEYIARAILSAKSSSCISAQASDGEFLHELEEKMELVRIQLQIQETLIRQYSSHPSVKNAISQLDSELMDITKLYGEFADHYKLSECKLAIIHCAGHSDQILVHSLWQEILEKELSDSVAMSPADRMRSLNLKLVTLGKIYAGTPRYFPLEFLVKFLEQEVCRLNWDVGFVTFTMLEIGVQLPRLLEVYDQLFKSRDPCWLRLRKPLHLVECIHVLLSGYVDDPSRVATYDRRRFTNVCLDNICGYLVELQSLSPNSALQQIIGNFKSLQAKLEKLH; from the exons ATGCCGTCCGTCGCTGGAGCCAGCAGCCCCGCAGCCGCGCTCGCCGAGGCGCTGGATAACTCTGCCCGGTTGATAGACAGACACCTGCAGGATGACCGCTGCTTTCCTGACCTGTCCGAGCTGCTCAGCGTCCCGTCACACA ACATGCCGTCCATCTCTGGAGTGTCGGACATGGACTACCCTCTCCAGGGACCCGGCCTGCTCAGCGTACCAAACCTCCCAGAACTCAGCGCAGTCAGAAGAGTCCCACTGCCGCCTGAACTGGTGGAGCAGTTCAGCC ATATGCAATTTAATTGCATGATGGGAGTTTTTCCTGAGATCTCGCGAGCGTGGCTCACAATCGACAACGATATCTTCATGTGGAATTACGAAGATGG GGGAGATGTGGCCTACTTTGATGGCCTAATTGAAACGATTCTAGCTGTGGGTCTTGTTAGACCAAAACAAG GGATTTTACAGCCACATATCCACTACCTCCTGGTTTTAGCCACATCTGTGGATGTAGTGATCCTTGGACTGAGTTTCCCCAAGAGCCAAGCTG CATTAAATGACAGCATGTCTGGTGGGATGCAGCTTCTACCGGACCCCCTCTTCTCAATCCCGACAGACAACACCTACATCCTGTCTATCACCTCTACGGATCTGGGGCGCATCTTCATGGCAGGAAAGGACGGTTGTCTCTATGAGATAGCTTACCAGGCAGAGGCAGGTTGGCTCAGCCAACGCTGCAGAAAAATTAACCACTCCAAAAGCTCTTTGTCCTTCCTCATTCCCTCTGTgctccagttttctttttctgaagaTG ATCCCATTGTGCAGATTGCAATCGATAACTCTCGCAACACGCTCTTCACCCGCTCTGAGAAAGACGTCCTACAG gtgTATGATCTGGGTGCTGATGGCCAAGGGATGAGTCGTGTAGCGACAATGTCGCAGAGCTCCATCATAGCGGCTGCAGGAAACATTGCTCG GACAATTGATCGTTCGGTCTTCAAACCCATCGTCCAAATCTCAGTCATTGACAGATCAGAGTCCTCGGATTGCCACTTGCTTGCCGTTACTCATGCAG gtgTGCGCCTGTACTTCACTACCGCGCCTTTTGCACCTCAGCACCAGAAGCACATTGCTGTTCGCCCGAGCCTGCTGTCGTTGATCCATGTTCGGCTGCCCCCGGGTTTTTCCGCCTCCTCCACACTGCAGAAGCCCTCCAAAATCCACAAAGCTCTGCACAGCAAAG GTGTTCTCCTCCTGGCTGCTTCGGAGACAGAGGACAGTGATATTCTGTGGTGCATCAACCACGACTCCTTTCCCTTCAAGAAACCCTTGATGGAAACTCAG ATGATGTCTAATGTTGATGGACATTCTTGGGCTCTTTGTGCCCTTAACGATGAGAAGCCTCCCAAGATTTTTACTCCTCTGAACAAGGAGCATATCCCCATCACAGATTCACCTGTGGTCGTCCAACAGCACAACATTCCCGCGCAGAAATTCGTCCTTCTTTCTGCAAAG GGAAGCCACATCTTTCAGAAGCTGCGTCCGGTTGATCAGCTGCGCCACCTCCTGGTCAGCTGCGCTGCAGGAGAAAGTGAGGATATTGAGCGCTTCTTCAAGCTGCACAGG GAGGAGCAGGCCTGTGCCACAGCACTCATCCTGGCTTGTTCCAACGCTGCCTGTGACAGAGAGGTCTCCCAATGGGCCACCAGAGCTTTCTTCAG ATATGGAGGAGAAGCACAGATGAGATTTCctgctgccatggcaacacCCAGTACTGTTGGGCCTGTGATGAGCTCTCCAGCACCGG GTGTGGTGCCTCCTGCGTTTACAACACCATTTGCACCGATGCAGTCTGGATCTGCACCCATCACTCCGATGTCGGCTGGTCCTGAGGTGATTTTCTCCGGAAAACACAACGGCATTTGCATCTACTTTGCTCGCATTCTTGG AAATCTATGGGATGGGAGTCTTGCTTTTGAGAAAATGATGAGCAACGGAAATCAGACTGTCAGCATT TTGGAAAGCACCGTTGACTCATTTGAGCTTGAGGCCATCCTCCTGCAGCTGAGAGGTTTACAGGAGTTCCTTGATAAAAACTCTCAGCTCAGCCCATCTTCTCTAGGTGCTGCAAG CTTCAGCTCCCCCGCCAACCTGCAGCAAAGGCTGCTGGGATTTATGCGCCCTGACGGAGCCAGCTCCCAGCAAGTGCAGCAGGAGCTCCAGAGGAAATATCACA CTAAGGCTCAGGTCTATGAGAAAGCATCTCTGCAGGGGATCCAGCAGCTTGTGTATCGCTCTTACCAAACTCTGGCACTTTGGAAACTCCTCTGCGATCATCACTTCAGCCTCATTATGTCTGAGCTGCCAAAG GAGTTTCAAGAGCAAATGAAGGGGGCGTGTTTTAAGGATGTAGTGACCAGAGGCAAGGAGTTATCTGGAGCTCTGGTCACAGGGCTTATTAATGTCTATATTAAAGACAACGCCTCCGTGGACGCCATCAGCAATCACCTCCGAGACCTCTGTCCGCTGCTGTACAGCACTGATGACAGCGTTTGCTCAAAG GCCAACGAGTTGCTGCAGAGCTCGAAGCAAATCCAGAACAAAGTGGAGAAGGAGCGAACGCTGAGAGAGTCTCTGCAGCTCTACCAACAGATCAGCCAACATACAGACCTGCCGCTTGTTTGCTCCCAGTACAGACAAG tgcGTTTCTACGAAGGAGTTCTTGAGTTGTGCCTCACAGCAGCAGACAAAAAGGATCCACAGAGGCTAGGACCCCACTTCTATAAAAATGGAGAGCCTGAGGAGGACAAGGTGGGGCTGCAGGCCTTCCAGGAAAG ACTTTCTTGTTATAAGTGCATCACAGACACCATGCAGGAGCTGGTGAACCAGAGCAAAGCTGCCCCTCAGTCGCCCAGCGTTCCCAAGCAGCCCGGACCCCCCGTCATGACCTCCGATCCCAACATGCTAAGCAACGAAGAAGCTACTGCACAc TTTGAGCAGGTGCTCGGCTTGGCCCAGAGGTCCCAGGACGAGCTGTTTCACATCGCCCTGTACAACTGGCTGATCCAGGCTGACCTGACGGACAAGCTGCTGGAG GTGAATTCTCCTTATCTTGAAGAACACCTGATGCATATAATAAAACAGGACCAGAGCAAGGTTCACAACATGGACCTGTTGTGGCGCTACTACGAGAAAAATCGCAACTTTGGCAAAGCAGCTCACGTCTTGGCCCGCCTTGCTGACATGCACAG CACTGAGATCTCCCTAAAGCAGCGTCTAGAGTACATCGCTCGAGCCATCCTGTCTGCAAAGAGTTCCTCCTGCATCTCTGCTCAGGCTTCTGATGGAGAATTCCTTCACGAACTGGAGGAAAAGATGGAG CTTGTCCGCATTCAACTGCAGATCCAGGAAACCCTGATCAGGCAGTACTCCAGTCATCCCTCAGTGAAAAACGCCATCTCACAACTGGACTCTGAGCTTATGGACATTACAAAG CTCTACGGAGAATTTGCTGACCATTATAAACTGTCTGAGTGCAAGCTGGCCATAATTCACTGTGCAGGACACTCGGACCAAATACTGGTCCACTCACTATGGCAGGAGATCTTGGAGAAAG AGCTGAGCGACAGTGTGGCCATGAGTCCAGCAGACAGGATGAGGTCCCTCAATCTGAAACTGGTTACACTGGGGAAGATTTACGCTGGAACACCTAGATACTTCCCTCTGg AGTTTCTTGTAAAGTTTCTGGAGCAGGAAGTCTGCCGACTGAACTGGGATGTGGGATTTGTCACATTTACGATGCTGGAGATCGGAGTACAGCTGCCACGGCTTCTGGAGGTTTATGATCAGCTCTTCAAATCCCGG GATCCCTGCTGGCTTCGGTTGAGGAAACCTCTACATTTGGTGGAGTGCATCCATGTGCTTCTCTCAGGATATGTGGACGACCCCAGCAGAGTGGCAACATATGACAG GCGCCGATTCACCAACGTTTGCCTTGACAACATCTGCGGatacctggtggagctgcagtctTTAAGTCCAAACTCAGCCCTTCAGCAAATAATCGGCAACTTCAAGTCCCTGCAGGCCAAGCTGGAGAAGCTCCATTGA
- the LOC102237536 gene encoding rhodopsin-like encodes MDADKLIQSIVRILMFIAGILGNNLLVIASLPRKKSEIRTNEILLINLAVSNLITNYLVDIPVTMEDFAGRWFLGLSFCGIFHFSSDLSETSSLFTTLIICIFWHQKLVGSLKRGGAPVQLDNLHLLGCLLAGSWTLSAIFSMPRLFFVSQEVKNESHENCIDVFPDVLSRETYEVIFLSLANALPVAGIWVASIQIVLTLLQHRKRIQSVSSHRVKVKQDKSERSVSSVSVQDSHKDLKESSSPTEHVSSCPNGKCLGKSPRSSPLANKTDSRAEAQPNHSVCQSSQIPSKQSNNASSQVRAAKSVVAVATVVLLCWLTHLILRISNSMQDSPLMMELASYIGAAYTCIIPYIFLHGVKKLSRLCK; translated from the coding sequence ATGGATGCAGATAAGTTAATTCAATCCATCGTCAGAATACTCATGTTCATTGCAGGCATCCTGGGAAACAACTTGCTGGTGATAGCCTCTCTTCCcagaaagaaatctgaaatcCGTACCAATGAGATCCTGTTAATCAACCTGGCTGTCTCCAACCTCATTACCAACTACCTGGTGGACATCCCTGTCACCATGGAAGACTTTGCTGGCCGATGGTTCTTGGGACTGAGCTTCTGCGGCATTTTTCACTTCAGTTCTGACCTCTCAGAAACCAGCAGCCTCTTCACCACCCTCATCATCTGCATCTTTTGGCACCAGAAGCTAGTTGGTTCTCTCAAGCGTGGAGGTGCACCTGTGCAGCTGGACAACCTCCATCTGCTGGGGTGTCTACTGGCCGGGAGCTGGACACTGTCCgccatcttcagcatgcctcgCCTTTTCTTCGTTTCACAGGAGGTGAAAAATGAGAGCCATGAAAACTGCATAGATGTCTTCCCCGATGTGCTTTCCAGAGAAACATATGAGGTCATTTTCTTATCACTGGCTAATGCTTTACCTGTTGCAGGGATCTGGGTTGCAAGTATCCAAATTGTTTTAACTTTGCTCCAACATCGCAAGCGCATACAGAGCGTTTCCTCTCATCGGGTCAAGGTTAAACAAGACAAGTCAGAAAGGTCAGTCAGCAGTGTTTCTGTTCAAGACTCCCATAAAGACCTCAAAGAGTCTTCTTCACCAACTGAGCATGTTTCTTCGTGTCCAAATGGAAAATGTCTGGGTAAAAGTCCACGCAGTTCTCCCTTAGCCAACAAAACAGATTCCAGAGCAGAAGCTCAACCAAACCACTCTGTCTGCCAGTCCAGCCAGATACCCTCTAAGCAGAGTAACAACGCAAGCTCTCAGGTGAGGGCAGCAAAGAGCGTGGTGGCTGTGGCCACTGTGGTGCTCCTCTGTTGGTTGACTCATCTAATTCTGCGCATCAGCAACAGCATGCAGGATTCACCACTGATGATGGAGCTGGCCAGTTACATCGGAGCCGCCTACACCTGCATCATCCCTTAtatttttctgcatggagtGAAAAAACTTTCTCGTTTGTGTAAATGA